Proteins encoded by one window of Martelella endophytica:
- the obgE gene encoding GTPase ObgE produces the protein MKFLDEAKVYIRSGDGGAGSISFRREKYIEFGGPDGGDGGRGGDVWVEAVDGLNTLIDFRYQQHFKGATGGHGMGRNRTGANGDSVTLKVPVGTQVFEEDQETLICDLTRIGDRYRLAAGGNGGFGNAHFKSSTNQAPRWANPGLEGEEKTVWLRLKLIADAGLVGLPNAGKSTFLATVTRARPKIANYPFTTLHPNLGVASIDGREFILADIPGLIEGAHEGIGIGDRFLGHVERTRVLLHLVSAQEEDVAKAYRTVRNELEAYDVDLGEKHEIVSLSQVDILDEATLKDKKAALEKASGGPVHAISAVAQIGMTDVLRELASVIRAEEARLGISAPEPGEDKGRHDKWEP, from the coding sequence ATGAAATTTCTCGACGAGGCAAAAGTCTATATTCGCTCCGGAGACGGTGGCGCGGGATCGATCTCGTTCCGCCGCGAGAAATATATCGAGTTCGGCGGACCGGATGGCGGTGACGGCGGACGCGGCGGCGATGTCTGGGTGGAGGCCGTCGACGGCCTCAACACGCTGATCGATTTCCGCTACCAGCAGCATTTCAAGGGCGCGACCGGCGGCCACGGCATGGGCCGCAACCGCACCGGCGCGAACGGCGACAGCGTGACGCTGAAGGTTCCGGTCGGCACCCAGGTCTTCGAGGAAGACCAGGAAACGCTGATCTGCGACCTGACCAGGATCGGCGATCGCTACCGGCTTGCCGCCGGCGGCAATGGCGGCTTCGGCAATGCCCATTTCAAGTCGTCCACCAATCAGGCGCCGCGCTGGGCCAATCCCGGCCTCGAGGGCGAGGAGAAGACTGTCTGGCTCCGGCTGAAGCTGATTGCCGATGCCGGTCTTGTCGGCCTGCCGAATGCCGGCAAGTCGACCTTCCTCGCAACCGTCACCCGGGCGCGGCCGAAGATCGCCAACTATCCGTTCACGACGCTGCATCCCAATCTCGGCGTCGCCAGCATTGACGGGCGCGAATTCATCCTCGCCGACATTCCGGGCCTGATCGAGGGCGCGCATGAGGGCATCGGCATCGGCGACCGCTTCCTTGGCCATGTCGAGCGCACCCGCGTGCTGCTCCACCTCGTTTCGGCGCAGGAAGAAGACGTGGCGAAAGCCTACCGTACGGTGCGCAACGAGCTTGAAGCCTATGATGTCGATCTTGGCGAAAAGCACGAGATCGTGTCGCTGTCGCAGGTCGATATTCTCGACGAGGCGACGCTGAAGGACAAGAAGGCGGCGCTGGAAAAGGCAAGCGGCGGCCCCGTGCATGCGATTTCCGCAGTGGCGCAGATCGGCATGACCGATGTGCTGCGCGAACTCGCCAGCGTCATCCGCGCCGAAGAGGCGCGCCTCGGCATTTCGGCGCCCGAGCCCGGTGAAGACAAGGGCCGCCACGACAAGTGGGAGCCCTGA
- a CDS encoding ABC transporter ATP-binding protein, translated as MAKLQLENLRKAYGSVEVIPKVNLEVNHGEFVVLVGPSGCGKSTLLRMIAGLEDTTSGDIRIDGDSVTHVPAADRGVAMVFQSYALYPHMSVRKNLSFGLENIGMAKDEINRRVEHAATMLQIDQLLERQPRQLSGGQRQRVAIGRAISRDPKIFLFDEPLSNLDAELRVMMRVEITKLQKRLGNTMIYVTHDQVEAMTMADKIVVLRKGVIEQYGAPLDLYNRPANTFVAGFIGSPRMNLIEGSIASANENQAVFATASGLTLPLEGHFPVKAGDRVTLGIRPEDIVASDDPAGWPLTLSVAEQHGANSFLHAHLADETALLVHEPGQSRLKAGDTIRILPKPGSWHLFDAEGQRIEALGATALA; from the coding sequence ATGGCAAAGCTTCAACTCGAAAATCTCCGCAAGGCCTATGGTTCGGTCGAGGTCATCCCGAAGGTCAATCTCGAGGTCAATCACGGCGAATTCGTCGTCCTCGTCGGCCCGTCCGGCTGCGGCAAGTCCACACTTCTGCGCATGATCGCGGGGCTTGAGGACACCACGTCGGGCGATATCCGTATCGATGGCGACAGCGTCACTCACGTTCCCGCCGCCGATCGCGGCGTGGCGATGGTGTTCCAGTCCTATGCGCTCTATCCGCATATGAGCGTGCGCAAGAACCTGTCCTTCGGGCTGGAAAATATCGGCATGGCCAAGGACGAGATCAACCGGCGTGTCGAGCATGCCGCCACCATGCTGCAGATCGACCAGCTCCTGGAGCGCCAGCCGCGCCAGCTTTCCGGCGGCCAGCGCCAGCGTGTGGCCATCGGCCGGGCGATTTCGCGCGATCCGAAGATCTTCCTGTTCGACGAGCCGCTGTCCAACCTTGATGCCGAGCTCAGGGTTATGATGCGTGTCGAGATTACCAAGCTGCAGAAGCGGCTCGGCAACACGATGATCTATGTGACCCACGACCAGGTCGAAGCCATGACCATGGCCGACAAGATCGTTGTCCTCAGGAAGGGCGTGATCGAGCAATACGGCGCACCGCTGGACCTTTACAATCGACCGGCCAACACCTTCGTCGCTGGCTTCATCGGCTCACCGCGAATGAACCTGATCGAGGGCTCGATTGCCTCGGCGAACGAAAATCAGGCAGTCTTTGCCACCGCCAGTGGCCTGACACTGCCCCTCGAAGGCCATTTTCCGGTAAAGGCCGGCGACCGCGTGACACTTGGCATTCGCCCGGAGGATATCGTCGCAAGCGACGATCCCGCCGGCTGGCCGCTGACGCTGAGTGTGGCCGAGCAGCACGGTGCCAACAGCTTCCTCCATGCCCACCTCGCCGACGAGACCGCACTTCTGGTGCACGAACCCGGGCAGAGCCGGCTGAAGGCCGGCGACACGATCCGCATCCTGCCAAAACCCGGCAGCTGGCACCTGTTCGATGCAGAAGGGCAGAGGATCGAAGCGCTTGGCGCGACCGCACTGGCCTAG
- a CDS encoding phage minor head protein: MVLRYLKPQDRGNAERASAAYRTAFQQYLRYGTPIRLEAKAAEPSPTSHYIWRTQHDERVRPSHAANDGNIYAFDNPPATGNPGEAYGCRCWAEPYDASTGEYFDIEMKMPPDAEYEWQNIDFVNHYFFGQGKIVTLEQTGHLDEIVQEFKRIAIDNPARLPGQVADAARKSRSFSFRGDFTQSYAMLKIVFSIGDTAIHGEFYGDIRHSREMLELSGTMDFTLRDSFRDPIDIEDVRLRSDQKNIRSCNRR; this comes from the coding sequence ATGGTACTTCGCTACCTGAAACCGCAAGATCGAGGCAATGCCGAACGGGCCAGCGCGGCCTATCGAACCGCATTTCAGCAATATCTCCGTTACGGCACGCCGATCAGGCTTGAAGCCAAGGCCGCAGAGCCAAGCCCGACCTCTCATTACATCTGGCGCACGCAGCACGACGAACGAGTGCGCCCCTCGCACGCCGCCAATGACGGTAACATCTATGCCTTCGATAATCCTCCGGCGACCGGCAACCCAGGCGAAGCCTATGGCTGCCGCTGTTGGGCAGAACCTTACGATGCATCGACAGGCGAGTATTTCGACATTGAAATGAAAATGCCTCCCGACGCCGAATACGAGTGGCAAAACATAGACTTCGTAAACCACTATTTTTTCGGCCAGGGCAAAATCGTAACCTTAGAGCAAACCGGGCACCTTGACGAAATTGTGCAGGAATTCAAACGCATTGCTATCGACAACCCGGCGCGACTACCGGGACAAGTCGCCGACGCTGCACGAAAAAGCCGCAGCTTTTCATTTCGGGGAGACTTCACTCAAAGTTACGCCATGCTGAAAATTGTCTTCAGCATTGGCGATACAGCTATTCACGGCGAATTCTACGGAGACATCAGACATAGTCGAGAAATGCTTGAGCTCAGTGGCACGATGGATTTCACATTAAGGGATTCATTTCGAGATCCAATCGACATCGAGGATGTTCGTCTACGATCAGATCAAAAAAATATACGATCTTGTAATCGTCGCTGA
- a CDS encoding nicotinate-nucleotide adenylyltransferase, with protein sequence MPHLQPGMSVGLFGGSFNPPHEGHLLVASLAIQRLGLDQLWWLVTPGNPLKSGNGLAPLAERLALSEAMARDPRIQVTAFEKSLGTAYTARTIRHITRRHPDVHFVWVMGADNLGSFHRWQEWRRIAETVPIAVIDRPGATLTYLSSKAARTLDKARVPERAAKALPRMKPPAWTFIHGPRSSVSSTALRLEKNR encoded by the coding sequence ATGCCGCATCTTCAACCCGGCATGAGCGTCGGCCTGTTCGGCGGGTCGTTCAACCCGCCGCATGAGGGGCATCTGCTGGTGGCAAGCCTCGCCATTCAGCGGCTCGGCCTCGACCAGCTCTGGTGGCTTGTTACCCCCGGCAATCCGCTGAAGAGCGGCAACGGCCTGGCGCCGCTTGCCGAACGGCTGGCGCTTTCCGAGGCGATGGCGCGCGATCCGCGCATCCAGGTCACCGCATTCGAGAAATCGCTGGGTACGGCCTATACCGCCCGCACCATCCGCCACATCACCCGCCGCCATCCGGACGTCCATTTCGTCTGGGTCATGGGCGCCGACAATCTCGGCAGCTTCCATCGCTGGCAGGAGTGGCGCCGCATTGCCGAGACCGTGCCGATCGCCGTTATCGACCGGCCTGGGGCGACGCTCACCTACCTCTCCTCCAAGGCCGCCCGCACGCTCGACAAGGCCCGCGTTCCCGAGCGCGCCGCGAAGGCGCTGCCAAGGATGAAGCCGCCGGCCTGGACCTTCATCCATGGCCCGCGCTCGTCCGTCTCCTCCACCGCGCTCAGACTGGAAAAGAACCGATGA
- the rplU gene encoding 50S ribosomal protein L21 — MFAVIKTGGKQYRVNAEDVLTIEKLDGEAGATLEFAEVLAIGEGADATFGAPFVKGALVKAEVVEQTRGKKVIAFKKRRRQNSKRSRGHRQHHTVIKITDIIAG, encoded by the coding sequence ATGTTCGCAGTCATCAAGACCGGCGGTAAGCAGTACCGCGTTAATGCCGAGGACGTCCTCACCATCGAAAAGCTCGATGGCGAAGCTGGCGCCACGCTCGAATTCGCAGAAGTGCTCGCCATCGGCGAAGGCGCTGATGCAACCTTCGGCGCGCCGTTCGTCAAGGGTGCCCTCGTCAAGGCTGAAGTGGTCGAGCAGACCCGCGGCAAGAAGGTCATCGCCTTCAAGAAGCGTCGTCGCCAGAACTCCAAGCGTTCGCGCGGCCATCGCCAGCACCACACGGTCATCAAGATCACCGACATCATCGCCGGCTGA
- a CDS encoding glutamate-5-semialdehyde dehydrogenase yields MLDRKEDVAAVMAALGRRARASAHALAIASTETKDRALEAMAREIMARKAEILAENARDVARAKENGISGSFLDRLELNDDRVAAIADGIRAIAALKDPVGDVIAAWDRPNGLKIERVRTPLGVIGVIYESRPNVTADAGALCLKAGNAVILRGGSDSALSAAAIHEALKAGLSEAGLPEDAIQIVPTTDRAAVGEMLSGLSGNIDVIVPRGGKSLVARVQTEARVPVFAHLEGLCHIYVDKSADLDMAREIVVNAKMRRTGICGAAETLLIDRAAAETFAGTLIEALEAKGCLVRVDHEMIDYAKGREEASETDWTTEYLDAIISVKLVDGISGAIEHIEKYSSHHTEAVIAEDPEVVARFFNEIDSAILLHNASTQFADGGEFGMGAEIGIATGKMHARGPVGVEQLTSFKYLVRGSGQTRA; encoded by the coding sequence ATGCTTGACCGCAAGGAAGATGTCGCAGCCGTGATGGCGGCGCTTGGCCGACGCGCCCGCGCCAGTGCCCACGCCCTCGCCATCGCGTCGACGGAAACCAAGGACAGGGCCCTGGAGGCCATGGCCCGCGAGATCATGGCCCGCAAGGCCGAAATCCTTGCCGAGAATGCGAGAGATGTTGCCCGTGCGAAGGAAAACGGCATTTCCGGCTCCTTCCTCGACCGGCTGGAGCTCAATGACGACCGTGTCGCCGCCATAGCCGACGGCATTCGCGCGATTGCCGCGCTGAAGGATCCGGTCGGCGATGTGATCGCGGCATGGGACCGGCCGAACGGGCTGAAGATCGAGCGCGTGCGCACGCCGCTCGGCGTCATCGGCGTTATTTATGAAAGCCGCCCGAATGTGACGGCGGATGCCGGCGCGCTCTGCCTGAAGGCCGGCAATGCCGTGATCCTGCGCGGCGGTTCGGATTCCGCTCTCTCGGCCGCCGCCATCCATGAGGCGCTGAAGGCGGGCCTATCCGAGGCTGGCCTGCCCGAAGACGCCATCCAGATCGTGCCGACCACCGACCGCGCCGCCGTCGGCGAGATGCTGTCCGGCCTTTCCGGCAATATCGACGTGATCGTGCCGCGCGGCGGAAAAAGCCTCGTCGCCCGTGTGCAGACGGAAGCGCGCGTGCCGGTTTTCGCCCATCTCGAAGGCCTCTGCCACATCTATGTCGACAAGTCCGCCGACCTCGACATGGCGAGGGAGATTGTCGTCAATGCCAAGATGCGCCGCACCGGGATCTGCGGTGCTGCGGAAACGCTGCTGATCGACCGCGCCGCCGCCGAAACCTTCGCCGGCACGCTGATCGAGGCCCTGGAAGCGAAAGGCTGCCTGGTGCGGGTCGACCACGAAATGATCGACTATGCCAAGGGCCGCGAGGAAGCGAGCGAGACCGACTGGACGACAGAATATCTCGACGCGATCATTTCGGTGAAGCTCGTCGATGGCATTTCCGGCGCCATCGAACACATCGAGAAATACTCATCCCACCACACCGAGGCCGTGATCGCCGAGGACCCGGAGGTGGTCGCCCGCTTCTTCAACGAGATCGATTCCGCCATCCTGCTGCACAATGCCTCGACCCAGTTTGCCGATGGCGGCGAATTCGGCATGGGGGCCGAGATCGGCATTGCCACCGGCAAGATGCATGCGCGCGGTCCGGTCGGCGTTGAGCAGCTCACCTCGTTCAAATATCTGGTGCGCGGCAGCGGCCAGACGCGGGCCTGA
- the rsfS gene encoding ribosome silencing factor, translated as MKGRTLPTLHAKSAANETALQSRNSGTHAADQALSAVLASLEDSKAEDIVTIDIRGKSALGDHMVVVSGRSNRHVMAICDHLVKDIKQSGAGVPKVEGQEAGDWVLIDTGDVIVHVFRPEVREFYNIEKMWSAPEMNEGRLH; from the coding sequence ATGAAAGGAAGAACCCTGCCAACATTGCACGCCAAGAGTGCAGCCAACGAAACTGCACTGCAAAGCCGGAACAGCGGCACCCACGCCGCCGACCAGGCTCTCTCCGCCGTCCTCGCAAGCCTCGAGGACTCCAAGGCAGAAGATATTGTAACCATCGACATCCGCGGCAAATCGGCCCTCGGCGACCACATGGTGGTTGTGTCCGGGCGCTCGAACCGTCACGTGATGGCGATCTGCGACCATCTGGTCAAGGACATCAAACAGTCGGGCGCAGGCGTCCCGAAGGTCGAAGGCCAGGAGGCCGGCGACTGGGTGCTGATCGACACCGGCGATGTGATCGTCCATGTATTCCGGCCGGAAGTCCGCGAGTTCTACAATATCGAAAAGATGTGGTCGGCCCCCGAGATGAACGAGGGACGCCTGCACTGA
- the rpmA gene encoding 50S ribosomal protein L27 produces MAHKKAGGSSRNGRDSESKRLGVKKFGGENVIPGNIIIRQRGTKWHPGDNVGMGKDHTIFAKIEGNVTFRARANGRMYVSVAPKQAEAAE; encoded by the coding sequence ATGGCACATAAAAAAGCTGGCGGTTCCTCGCGCAACGGTCGCGATTCTGAGTCCAAGCGCCTTGGCGTGAAGAAGTTCGGTGGCGAGAACGTCATTCCGGGCAACATCATCATTCGTCAGCGCGGCACCAAGTGGCATCCCGGCGACAATGTCGGCATGGGCAAGGACCACACCATTTTCGCCAAGATTGAAGGCAACGTGACATTCCGTGCGCGCGCCAATGGCCGCATGTACGTGTCCGTGGCCCCGAAACAGGCCGAAGCAGCGGAATAA
- a CDS encoding carbohydrate ABC transporter permease: protein MADIAEKQAGAGLSRLFTLRRGHNRFDIADWLTYGFLVLGLLVLFLPVLWVVLSSFKTNANLQEFPPTVLPYAMETVDVAGYDRPLTLFNVKTEDGGEKQLALIRRVGRIAQMVDPADPEAGKLQVNAAEITPVKKLHFAVENYSRLLSGKENTILRYVYNSLFITIVATIITVVMNSMAAFALSKYRFRGSNLALFGILSMLMIPATVIMVPIYLIVSKLGLVGNLWGVILPTVATPTGVFLLRQYMLTIPDELIEAARMDHASEWRIFWRIILPLSTPALAVVAIFSILSRWNDFLLPLLILNKREVYTLQLALTSFQTQYEIHYDLLLSMTTLTALPLAIVFIFLQRYITTGIASTGIK from the coding sequence ATGGCTGATATCGCTGAAAAACAAGCAGGCGCCGGCCTTTCCCGCCTGTTCACGCTGCGCCGTGGCCACAACCGCTTCGACATTGCCGACTGGCTCACCTACGGCTTCCTCGTGCTCGGCCTGCTGGTTCTGTTCCTGCCGGTTCTGTGGGTGGTGCTGTCGTCGTTCAAGACCAATGCCAACCTGCAGGAATTTCCACCGACGGTTCTGCCCTATGCGATGGAGACGGTCGATGTTGCGGGTTACGACAGGCCTCTGACCCTGTTCAACGTCAAGACGGAGGACGGCGGCGAAAAACAACTCGCCCTCATCCGCCGCGTCGGCCGCATAGCCCAGATGGTCGACCCCGCAGATCCGGAAGCCGGCAAGCTGCAGGTCAATGCCGCAGAAATCACGCCGGTCAAGAAGCTCCATTTCGCAGTCGAGAACTATTCGCGGCTTCTGTCCGGCAAGGAAAACACCATCCTTCGCTATGTCTATAACAGCCTGTTCATCACCATCGTCGCGACCATCATCACCGTCGTGATGAACTCGATGGCGGCGTTTGCCCTTTCAAAATACCGCTTCCGCGGCAGCAACCTGGCGCTGTTCGGCATTCTCTCGATGCTGATGATCCCGGCAACCGTGATCATGGTGCCGATCTACCTGATCGTCTCCAAGCTCGGCCTCGTCGGCAACCTCTGGGGCGTCATCCTGCCGACGGTCGCGACCCCAACTGGCGTGTTCCTGCTCCGACAATACATGCTCACCATTCCCGATGAGCTGATCGAGGCTGCACGCATGGACCATGCCTCGGAATGGCGGATCTTCTGGCGTATCATCCTGCCGCTTTCGACGCCGGCGCTGGCAGTGGTGGCAATCTTCTCGATCCTGTCGCGCTGGAACGACTTCCTACTGCCACTGCTGATCCTCAACAAGCGCGAGGTCTACACACTGCAACTGGCGCTGACCTCGTTCCAGACCCAGTACGAAATCCACTACGACCTGCTGCTGTCAATGACGACGCTGACCGCGCTTCCGCTGGCGATCGTCTTCATCTTCCTGCAGCGCTACATTACCACCGGCATCGCATCGACCGGCATCAAGTGA
- the proB gene encoding glutamate 5-kinase, protein MSGRSLSHYRRIVIKIGSALLVDRERGLKREWLDRLCDDIAALKAAGVDVLVVSSGAVALGRTVLHTHAGALKLEEAQAAAAVGQIGLAGAWTESLRQHDILAGQILLTLQNTEERRQYLNARATIRQLLKLSAVPIINENDTIATSEIRYGDNDRLAARVATMIGANLLILLSDIDGLYTAPPHLDPEARFLPEIEAITPEIEAMAGGAASELSRGGMRTKIEAGKIATVAGCAMIIASGKIDHPLKAIENGERHSLFHAAGEPVNARKTWIAGQLLPAGTIHIDDGAVAALKRGNSLLSAGVVSVDGHFSRGDTVAIVNAQGGEIARGLSGYDSDEARAIAGVKTGGIEAILGYPARAAMVHRDDLVMTTGKTRKRNEAHA, encoded by the coding sequence ATGAGCGGGCGTTCGCTTTCTCACTACAGGCGGATCGTCATCAAGATCGGTTCGGCGCTTCTGGTTGACCGGGAACGCGGATTGAAACGGGAATGGCTCGACCGGCTTTGCGATGACATTGCGGCGCTGAAGGCCGCAGGCGTTGACGTGCTGGTGGTTTCCTCAGGCGCCGTCGCGCTCGGCCGCACCGTGCTCCACACCCATGCCGGCGCGCTGAAGCTGGAAGAAGCGCAGGCGGCAGCCGCGGTCGGCCAGATCGGCCTTGCCGGCGCCTGGACGGAGAGCCTCAGGCAGCACGACATCCTCGCCGGACAGATCCTGCTGACGCTGCAGAACACCGAGGAACGCCGGCAATATCTGAATGCCCGCGCCACGATCCGGCAGTTGCTGAAACTCTCGGCCGTGCCGATCATCAACGAGAATGATACGATCGCCACCTCCGAGATCCGCTACGGCGACAATGACCGGCTGGCGGCGCGCGTGGCAACGATGATCGGCGCCAATCTGCTGATCCTTCTGTCAGATATCGACGGGCTCTACACCGCCCCGCCGCATCTCGATCCCGAGGCCCGGTTCCTGCCGGAAATCGAGGCGATCACGCCGGAGATCGAGGCGATGGCCGGAGGGGCGGCGTCGGAACTCTCGCGCGGCGGCATGCGCACCAAGATCGAGGCCGGCAAGATCGCGACCGTCGCCGGCTGCGCGATGATCATCGCCTCGGGCAAGATCGACCATCCGCTGAAGGCGATCGAGAACGGCGAACGCCACTCGCTGTTTCATGCGGCGGGCGAGCCGGTCAATGCGCGCAAGACCTGGATTGCCGGCCAGCTTCTGCCGGCGGGCACGATCCATATCGATGACGGCGCGGTGGCGGCGCTGAAACGCGGCAACAGCCTGCTTTCGGCCGGCGTTGTCTCGGTCGACGGCCATTTTTCGCGCGGCGATACGGTGGCGATCGTCAATGCCCAGGGCGGAGAGATCGCCCGCGGCCTCTCCGGTTACGACAGCGACGAGGCCCGTGCCATTGCCGGGGTGAAAACCGGCGGCATCGAAGCCATATTGGGATACCCCGCACGCGCAGCGATGGTCCACCGCGACGACCTGGTGATGACGACGGGAAAGACGAGAAAGAGGAACGAGGCCCATGCTTGA
- a CDS encoding endonuclease/exonuclease/phosphatase family protein, whose protein sequence is MKIVSYNIQFGTGLDGRYDLERIAASLEGADVIALQEVTRGFPKNGERDMVAEIGTLFPDYFAAYGPGADLHLDFTREGGRIVERRLQFGNMVLSRTPLLSVRHLLLPRTRTAEKLNYQRSMLETVIATPLGPLRVCSVHLDHMSADERIAQIAYLKARLIGFPLEGPGMTGGAEFGMTDPPAPEGFIILGDFNMTPESPEYLEMAGSRELGGGRYLRNAVPVDALDRLGKRHDGLISWTHPDFAEGTGEYLDYAFVNAGLAQHLKDGWIDLEAKGSDHFPLWVELQPDG, encoded by the coding sequence GTGAAAATCGTCAGCTACAACATCCAGTTCGGCACGGGTCTCGACGGCCGCTACGATCTCGAACGCATCGCGGCAAGCCTTGAAGGCGCCGATGTGATCGCGCTGCAGGAGGTGACCCGCGGTTTTCCGAAGAATGGCGAGCGCGACATGGTCGCCGAAATCGGCACCCTGTTCCCGGATTATTTCGCCGCCTATGGCCCCGGCGCCGACCTCCATCTCGATTTCACCCGTGAAGGCGGCCGCATCGTCGAGCGCCGCCTGCAGTTCGGCAACATGGTGCTGTCGCGCACGCCGCTGCTCTCGGTTCGTCATCTTCTCTTGCCGCGCACCCGCACGGCGGAAAAGCTGAACTATCAGCGCTCCATGCTGGAGACCGTGATCGCAACACCGCTCGGCCCGCTGCGCGTCTGCTCTGTCCATCTCGACCACATGAGCGCCGACGAGCGCATCGCCCAGATCGCATACTTGAAGGCCCGCTTGATCGGCTTCCCGTTGGAAGGACCGGGCATGACCGGCGGCGCAGAATTCGGCATGACCGACCCGCCGGCACCCGAAGGCTTCATCATCCTCGGCGATTTCAACATGACGCCTGAAAGCCCGGAATATCTGGAAATGGCCGGCAGCAGGGAACTCGGCGGCGGCCGCTATCTGCGCAACGCCGTCCCCGTCGACGCCCTCGACCGGCTCGGCAAGCGCCATGACGGCCTGATCTCATGGACCCACCCCGATTTCGCCGAAGGCACCGGCGAATATCTCGACTACGCCTTCGTCAACGCCGGCCTCGCGCAACACCTGAAGGATGGTTGGATCGACCTTGAAGCGAAGGGTTCGGACCACTTTCCGCTGTGGGTGGAATTGCAGCCTGACGGCTGA
- a CDS encoding GNAT family N-acetyltransferase, with protein MSAELLERRRGLMPEIETGRLRLRPVRMGDAEAIASSLSDFAITRMLTRPPYPFALEDATDWLNCATAEGSPHWSAAITQPADGVLIGVATIELRRGGYHLGYWLNRYYWGRGFMSEAASGLVNRFFRRMGAVNLHSGALAENPASLRVQQKLGFSVTGLRDTYSVSRGQMLQEVTTALTPEYFRPYTF; from the coding sequence ATGAGCGCCGAGCTTCTCGAACGCCGTCGCGGCCTGATGCCGGAGATCGAAACCGGGCGGCTGAGGCTCCGGCCGGTGCGCATGGGCGATGCGGAAGCGATTGCCTCGTCGCTTTCCGATTTCGCGATCACGCGCATGCTGACGCGTCCGCCCTACCCCTTCGCGCTGGAAGATGCCACCGACTGGCTGAACTGCGCGACGGCGGAAGGTTCGCCGCACTGGTCGGCGGCAATCACCCAGCCCGCCGATGGCGTGCTGATCGGTGTCGCAACGATCGAGCTCAGGCGTGGCGGCTATCACCTCGGTTACTGGCTGAACCGCTACTACTGGGGCCGCGGCTTCATGAGCGAAGCCGCCTCCGGCCTCGTCAACCGCTTCTTCCGGCGCATGGGCGCGGTCAACCTGCACTCGGGCGCGCTCGCCGAAAACCCGGCCTCGCTCCGGGTCCAGCAGAAGCTCGGCTTTTCGGTCACCGGGCTCCGCGACACCTATTCGGTGAGCCGGGGGCAGATGCTGCAGGAAGTCACGACGGCGCTAACGCCCGAATATTTCCGGCCTTATACGTTCTGA
- a CDS encoding GNAT family N-acetyltransferase produces the protein MQRDLLRESQSRLDRERLRPDLQRRDCPVLLSQRLVLRAPHEDDIDAIAHLANNEKIATMVSRMPHPYTKTDAANFVERTKEGAIGNCVYAITRADDGEFLGCCGIENMPDDESVAEIGYWLGEPHWGKGYTTEAIQVLIDMIFRTRNEVDHVDARCRVVNEPSRRVLHKCGFQFRGPGMIASLAVGGSVAVEWYRLERRTWMSLKSWGGQR, from the coding sequence ATGCAAAGGGATCTACTGAGGGAGAGCCAATCACGGCTCGACCGGGAACGGCTAAGGCCGGATTTGCAAAGGCGGGATTGCCCCGTTCTTCTGTCGCAAAGGCTCGTCTTGAGGGCCCCGCATGAAGATGACATTGACGCCATTGCCCATCTCGCCAACAACGAAAAAATCGCGACCATGGTGTCGCGCATGCCGCATCCCTACACAAAGACAGATGCCGCCAATTTCGTGGAGCGAACCAAAGAGGGCGCGATTGGCAATTGCGTCTATGCCATCACTCGTGCCGACGACGGCGAATTCCTCGGTTGCTGCGGTATCGAGAACATGCCGGACGACGAGAGCGTCGCCGAAATCGGCTACTGGCTCGGCGAACCCCACTGGGGCAAGGGCTACACCACGGAAGCCATCCAGGTGCTGATCGACATGATCTTCCGCACGCGCAACGAGGTCGACCATGTCGACGCCCGTTGCCGGGTGGTCAACGAACCGTCGCGCCGGGTGCTGCACAAGTGCGGCTTCCAGTTCCGTGGGCCGGGCATGATCGCCTCGCTCGCCGTCGGCGGCTCCGTCGCGGTCGAATGGTACAGGCTGGAACGGCGGACCTGGATGTCGCTGAAGAGCTGGGGAGGCCAACGATGA